The Periophthalmus magnuspinnatus isolate fPerMag1 chromosome 19, fPerMag1.2.pri, whole genome shotgun sequence region TCAGTCTCCATTATGGCATCATGTGTTTGAAACGTCTGAACTATGATAGAAAGGAgctggagagaagaagagacgaGAGCCAGCATCAGAATCAAGGTCTACAATTTTGACCAATGTCTATTTATAGTGTACtcctattgtttttgttttaacttttatggTCCTTCTCAGATGTGATGGTGTGGTCCAATGAGCGAGTGATGTGCTGGGTTCAGTCTATTGGCCTAAAAGAGTTTGCAGACAACCTGTTAGAGAGTGGGGTCCATGGGGCACTGCTGGCACTGGACGACACCTTTGACTACACCGATTTGGCACTTTTACTGCAGATACCAAATCAAAATACACAGGTATGTTAATGATATTGAATGTTGAACTATCATAACAAATAACACCAGTATAAATAACTTATAAtatacttttaaactttttttcagGCAAGGCAACTCCTTGAGAAAGAGTACAATGCCCTCATCTCCATGGGAACTGAGAGGCGGCCAGATGAGGTACAGCAGTATGGACACgaatacatttatttgtttatttatctttatttatacagcggaaacacaatgagagcacttgggctttCTTGTTCATGGGtgctctgtttaaaatgcaatacaagcagaaaaaaaagagtgaaatagtggatccagcagttttcaaagcagaaGCCAAAGTCTGCATGTACCACATCCCCGTAACCCAGTACAGAGAGGAAGGTCGCTTGCGCAATTTCTTGTGTGTAATTTATTGGGattcaatatttgtttctgtaataaaatgatatttttgattttaaattgctATATAATTCcaagatatgtttttaaaggattTTTATAAAGGAAGTTTTGTCAAGCCAAAATCCAACATATTTTTAACTGatgactctttcaatcaatgtgCCATTTaatgtataaagatttgtatcTTGCACGCTACTTAaatgtttagaaaaaaaatcatactcacttttatttacattcaaagacagtttaatatttatgccagaattttggatttcattaaattgttgcagttttaaaagcacctgatcagcagagagagcaaacaaaacagcatcatctgcatagaaatgtatgaggctttcttttaaattgaagccaatggaattaataaaaatagttgAAAAGTAgagggcccaaaattgagccttggggcactcttTACTTAAAGTTGGAAATCTGGTTTAAACCCACCAGCtgctactgcctgggttctgtttgaaagataattttggaactaattacatgtagcattgtcaaatccaatctacTTCAGACGCTTCAAGTTGACTCTAAGATCCACTGAGGCAAAAATCTTTAgtcaaatcaataaacagagctacacagtcttgtttgtcatcaagggctgagaaaatgtcatttaaaacttttgtggttgcaggtacagtactatgcccttttctgaaaaactgactgataagacttcaaaatggagcattaATTTAGATaaattgtaacttgatttgcaactaactttcCTAAAACTTTAGCAAGACAAGGTCATTTAGATATTGGCTAGAAATGATTTGCAGTTTTAGTTGTCCCACGTTTATGTGAAGGCAAAACATGGGccattttccataattctggtgTAACGTCCGTTTgaattgacaaataaaaaatatgtaatagagGTTCAAAtaaatatggggcagctaataatagaagttttggatcaagATCATCAGCTCCCATGGAGTTCTTTAGGTCTATGgagcggagagcatttaagacctccatgtaagtgaaaggtgttcacaaaaaaatgtgactgttattTGCCtgaggttcagattcaacataatcaagatcagaaggaTTATCCTGATCTTGATTATGACATTATtatccaaaatgtcacatgcagagataaaatacCTATTGAAAGCATCACGTgtttcctctttagaatttacaGTAGctgaatataataaaatattggtTGGTAATGTATGAATATTAGGATCTGAGAGGAATCTTACTGTCCTCGAGAACTTTGCCAGAGTTCTGTGACTCTCTATCAGCACAGACATGCCTTTCTAACTGCAAATAAACATTCATtagtttttcattcaaattcaatttcaaattcaattcaaattatAGTTTTTCATTCTAATTTTTAATTTAGGTGCATGTCAGTCTGCTCtatcattaaatgtattaataaaaaaaagtttaaggcCACAGTTTCGGGGAATGCTGATGTTCACCTGACATCACTGTAATACAGGCCACAGATGATGGCCTGCTCATTGAAATCTTCATATCACCTTTACACATGGATGTGTCTTTTTCACTTTATTTCGAATACATCCAATAGACAGTGGTCACTAAAATCACATAATGGGAtttgttacacacacacataatgggGTTTGTTACACACATAATGGGGtttgttacacacacacataatggggtttgttacacacacacacacacacacacacataatggggtttgttacacacacacataatggggtttgttacacacacacataatggggtttgttacacacacacataatggggtttgttatacacacacacataatgggGTTTGTTATACACGCAGGTTTCATGTCTTCATGGGGAGGGTATTCGATTGATTTGATTGTCAAATTGCTGCAACAACATTAGGCTCTTGTCTGTAGAGAATTGGTGGCATATGCCATTACTAAGAAGCCAAGTGGTTcagctgtgtttacatttgacTAACTACTACTGCCTCACTGTCACAACATGTCTTTACTTTGTCAAATAGTACTAATTACTCTAAACCCCATTATTAAAGAGCTGGTATTATCTGATTGTCCCTGCAGGATGGCACAAAAACATTCACGCGCTCTCCATCGTGGAGGAAGATGTTCCGAGAGAAGGACCTTCGCGGGGTGACTGCAGACTCCGCTGAGACGTTACCTGCCAACTTCCGTGCCTCGGCCATAGCTACTCCGTCAGTCACTCTGAGGAAAGTGCAGAGTGAAGGTGAGCCCACCAGCTCCTAAATCCTATTCAGACCCAAGTACtgtctttttaatgtatatttttctttctgtcaGCCAATTCTGGTCAAAGAGCAGAGTCGGGGTCCGTCAGAACATATTCATGTTAAAAGATAAGCACAGCAGGTGAGCAGCCTTTTCCAATGTTTTACATATaatcaacacattttcacaatCCTCTTATACTGTTTGTTCCAGAATCCCATTCCCAACTGAATCCAcgatgaaaaagaaaaaatattcctaagaatctaaataaaaatgaactctAGAAGAAGATGACCAACCTCATTCGAGCCAAGTCTCGAAGAATCAATGACACTGAGTGACTTGTGTATAGATGAAAAAAGAGTGAATGCTTTTCCATCTGTTTCTCTCCATTTGACCCATAGTTGTGGCATGACACTGTTCGACTCTGTAGAAAGTGGACTGTAGAAAGTGACCATCGCCTAttgtgatttaatttttttatttttgagtgtGAGGTGGCTGTATTGACACAATGAATTTATAGTTTTTTATAAATGGAGAAATGCATTCCTGTTGAGAAGAGGAAAAGGGTAATGTGGCACACATCCTTTCAGGTGAACTTGTTTTTGACAAAAAAAGAACATACTTCTTGAAACATCTTATACTATACAGTCGGGGAAGGAGTGGTTTACACGAACGAAAGTGCACATGGGGAGGGGTGGGGATTGTATGTTCTTAAGCCATAACAGAAAGAGATGCACAAATGTGAATAGGACAGACAATGAGACCAGTAGCAAGTGCTTTATATGAAAAGTGATAAAAAGACTCAAGCATCTGTGTTAATATGCATGCCAAaatgaacattttagacaaaacaTCATGATATCAATCATCCTATGATGTAAAAGCTTGAGTAAAGACTTtgtaaaatgtctgtattttatttttatcatttttctattgtatgtatgtacagtatgtatgtgtgtgtattaaaACAGTATGTTCATTTCATACTTAGTTTTAAGACTGTAAtttcattttagattaaaaaatgaaatatgttttaaaatatgaacatttgagATATGCTACTTGTATGTGTacattttgaaaagaaatgGTGTTGATTTAAATTCATATTATTGGAGAGTAGTGGTGATAAATGAATATTATATGACAACTATAATGATAATGATTGTAAAGCTGTAATTAAAACATATTGTAAAAAGTGTCATGGGtttaattattcatattcaaggaaagaaaagaaaatatttgtgtaAACATTAGTCAGAGTAGCTCTATGCAGCTTCATAACCTGCACTCATGAGTGTCACTCTGACAAATCCATGTTACCATAGACTTTATGAACGttactcacacacaaacacatatatacacacacatacacacccctacacacaaacacactcacccctacacacaaacacacatatacaaacactcatacacacacatgtacacaccaACACACgtacacgcacacaaacacacccctatacacacaaacactcacacacagacacacacacacccccacacccacacccctacacacacacccctacacacacacacatacacaccccctcACAGAAAATCATTACTTGTAAAAGTGAAGTAAACTCACTAAAATAAACTGTTCTGTTATAAAAaggtgatgctaacagtgtatATATGCTATATACACTTACACCTTAAATCTTTGTAGTCTACTTTTACCAGTGACATAAAGGGatggttttctgtgtttttgcagaaaaaatgcataaattcgTTTTTGGGTCTTCACTCTTGGTAGGAAACTATACTTTTCACAGTTAAAATACTATTTTAGATTGAAACCATACAGTTTATGATTGCAACTGGGGTTATGTAAAAGGCAATCCATCTAACTCACTTTCACCAAAATGTCAGccagaaaagagaaaagtgccCACCTAGTTTGTTAAATATACAGGAACCAAGGGCAATGTTAAAAATAAGTGTGTTTGatttttgacaatttaaaatacaatttggGAAGACTAATTAATCTACATTCAAAATCATTCACAGAAACATACAGGTGGATGACATAATACAACAGTCTGAAGTGAAAgtacttaaaaacacacagcgtTGGCTAATGTGTGAGTTTTTAAAGAGGTTTCTTCAGTAACTCCACAGCTGCTTTCCAGTAAACTTCTGCTTCcgcaccacacacacaaagtcCCATTGTACTTGTTTATATTCgcagttgttttatttatttaaatggtgACGCAGCAAAGAATGCTGTTGTTTTAAGGCTGATGAAGAGTTCAGAAGACGCATGAATTACTGTAAGTATCTATTGTTTTAATATAACTGTAAACTTGCCAGTTAGTATGATGGTATGCTTTAGACGAAATCTATTAGTCATATCAAAGTTTgagttcagtttcagtttttcttAAAATACACCTAGCACTAGTCTGAATAACAACCAGGGGTTATTAGTAGTGTCTTTAAGTATGACAGGTGTCCTGCCAAATACCAAACTAACTCCTTAAGGATCTCTTGAACCGGATAAAATCCATACATGGAGTGCGGAAAAAGTTGTAAACCTTGGTTCATTTATGCACAAGTCTGACTCATGTGGAAGGAGGGCCTCTGAGTCCTTTAAAAGGACCCAGACTTTAGTTCATGCTAAAGATTTTACAACAAACTTGAGCTTCTTTTTTGCAATTTAACTGAAGCCAACAAATTTATTTATctcatattattatttatttatttatttatttatttattattatctgtaGTTTCCAAATGTTTTTTGATAAACAATACCCACTgattgttttaatgttatttctttCATTGCCATGTAATCAGTCGTTTTACATTCCTGACTCAAACCCACTTTTAGCCTTTGGTAACCAGGTGAGAGAAATGCATCTTTACACAGGTAAGTCTATCTGAAAATGGCACATTTACATAATCTTGAATCATTGGAAAGAAAGACATTCCGTTCTTCACTTTGTCATTCTTAGACAATCACAGAAGAGGAATGTATCTACAAATAACGCTGGATGGACATGTGTCAGGGAGTGACAGCCAAACTCAATACAGTAAGTACATGGAACACAAGACTCAGATTTTCCTCTTTCAGGTATCTCTCAAACTTAAAATGTCATAACTCTCACTTTCCCCCAGGTGTGCTGGAGCTTAAATCTGTTCAAACCGGTGAGGTAGTCATCATAGGACGCAAATCGTCACTATTTCTGTGTGTTGATGGAAGAGGACATCTTAGGGGCCAGGTAAACAGAGAGAGCCTCAGTATGCTTGTGCTGAGTTAGATTCTGTCTTTACATTTCACATCATTTTCCCCCCAGAGCCATTACTCTGAAGCAGACTGCACCTTCAGGGAGCTCCTTCTGGCTGATGGATACACACGCTTTATTTCTTCCCAGTATGGACTTCCTGTTTCTTTGGCCCCAAAACATTTCCAGGATCGACACGCAGTATCCTTCACACGATTTGTGCCTCTTAGGAACACTCTGTCTGAGGTGGCCCCTACGGCAGAAGCAATCGGCAGACAACCTTATGTAAACCTGGACTCTAATGATCCACTTGGGATGGAAACTGCTGTAGTTAGTCcacaaatatttatgcagaaataATGGTCTGCtgcttttttaatatttatgataCTATACAGTCTCACAGACAAATGTATTGAATgagtttatttaattgtttcgttgtttatttaatttgtagcACATGgaatatttgcacattttgttaaataataataatgtatttatttattttatttatgattttccAATGTGAAAAACTCAGAGTcaacttgttgttgttgttgttattgttattgttgttgttgttgtttttgtttttctttctttgtctgaTGTGTGATGTCTGAGCTGGAATCCTCAGTGAGTATGGTCTAGTAGTATGTAACCAGTGCTGCTCCCTA contains the following coding sequences:
- the fgf21 gene encoding fibroblast growth factor 21 isoform X2, translated to MNYSFGNQVREMHLYTDNHRRGMYLQITLDGHVSGSDSQTQYSVLELKSVQTGEVVIIGRKSSLFLCVDGRGHLRGQSHYSEADCTFRELLLADGYTRFISSQYGLPVSLAPKHFQDRHAVSFTRFVPLRNTLSEVAPTAEAIGRQPYVNLDSNDPLGMETAVVSPQIFMQK
- the fgf21 gene encoding fibroblast growth factor 21 isoform X1 yields the protein MLFLSLPCNQSFYIPDSNPLLAFGNQVREMHLYTDNHRRGMYLQITLDGHVSGSDSQTQYSVLELKSVQTGEVVIIGRKSSLFLCVDGRGHLRGQSHYSEADCTFRELLLADGYTRFISSQYGLPVSLAPKHFQDRHAVSFTRFVPLRNTLSEVAPTAEAIGRQPYVNLDSNDPLGMETAVVSPQIFMQK